The nucleotide window GACCGCCCTCATGGCGCAACGCTGCCGCGATGAACTGGCCATCGTGCTCACCTACCCGCAATTCGTCTCGCGCGCCGTGGATAACGACGCCGCGCTGGCGTGGGTCGACAGCCACACGCAGCGCATCGTCGTGCCCGAGGACGCCCCGCCGCCCGCGCAACTGCCGCTGTGCCGCGACCGAGACGATCAGAAGTTTCTCGAAGCCGCCCGCGACGGTCAGGCGCACTGGCTGGTGAGCAAGGACAAAGCCGTGCTGAAACTACGCAGCCGCGTGGCCCGCCAGTTCGGCTTCCGGATCGTGACGGCCAGCGCCTTCGTCTCGCTGCTCATGGCGGGACGTTGAGCCGGCCTGATCGCGCATGATTCCTGCCTGAACCTCCCGGCACGCGGCGCGTGTCGGCGGTAAAATGAGCGCCATCGTCCAACCCGACCCGCATTTCGCCCTGCCTCAATGAACGCGCCCCACACCGCTTCTACCGCCCCGGCCCCGCTGGCCGCACCGGCCCTCATCTCCCGCCTGCCGAACGTCGGCACCACCATCTTCACCGTGATGTCGGCACTGGCTGCTGAGAAGCAGGCGGTGAACCTCGGTCAGGGCTTCCCCGATTTCGAGTGCGACCCGAAGATCGTCGACGCCGTCTCGCGCGCCATGCGCGACGGCCACAATCAGTACCCGCCGATGGCAGGCGTGCCCGCGCTGCGTCAGGCCATCGCCGCGAAGATCGGTCAGTTGTACGGCCAGCACTACGACTGGAATACGGAGATCACCGTGACGGCGGGCGCCACGCAGGCACTGCTCACGACGATTCTGGCGACGGTGCATCCCGGCGATGAAGTCATCGTGTTCGAGCCGACGTACGACAGCTATGTGCCGTCCATCGAGCTGGCGGGCGGTAAGCCGGTGTTCATTACGCTCGAAGCGCCCGAATTCCGCATCCCCTTCGACAAGCTCGCCGCCGCCATCACGCCGCGCACGCGCCTGATCCTGTTCAACACGCCGCACAACCCGAGCGGGACGGTGTGGCACGAACAAGACCTCGTGAAGCTCGCCGAGATCGTGGCCGGCACCGACGTGCTGCTGCTCTCGGATGAGGTCTACGAGCACATGGTGTACGACGGCAAGCGCCACGAGAGCGTGGCGCGGCATCCGGAGTTGGCTCGCCGCAGCTTCATCGTGTCGAGCTTCGGCAAAACGTACCACGTGACGGGCTGGAAGGTCGGCTTCGTCGCCGCGCCCGCCCCGCTCATGGCCGAATTCCGCAAGGTGCACCAGTTCAACGTGTTCACGGTGAACACGCCCATGCAGGTCGGCCTCGCCGACTATATGCGCGATCCGGCGCCATACGTCGAACTCGCGGGCTTCTATCAGAAGAAGCGCGACCTGTTCCGCGACGGCCTCGCCAACACGCGTTTCAAACTGCTGCCGTGCGAAGGTACGTACTTCCAATGCGTCGATTACAGCGCGATCAGCGACATGAGCGAAGCCGACTTCGCGCTGTGGCTCACCGGCGAAATCGGCGTCGCTGCCATTCCCGTGTCGGCGTTCTATCACGCGCCGCATGAGTCGGGCGTGGTGCGCTTCTGCTTCGCCAAACGCGACGACACGCTGCGCGAAGCGCTGGCACGTCTGGCGAAGATCTGACGCCGGGCGGTCTGGCACTGCCTCGCCGCAAAATGAAGAAGGGCCACAGTCACGGGAAGGTTATATCTCCGGGCACTGCGGCCCTTCGTGCATTCGTGCATTCGTGCATTCGTGCATTCGGGCGTCTCCGGCGCCACCGCGCCAGACCTCCCGAACACCCCACCGAATTACGCTTCCGACTTCTTGGCTTGTTGCGCCTGCTGATAAGCCTTCATCTCGGCGCGCGTGCGCTGGAACGATTCGCGCTCGGCGAGCACTTTGCCGTACGCCTTCCAGTCGACACCCGCGGCTTGCAGGAAGTCTTCGCCGAACACGGCCTGCGTCGCCATACCGATGATCGGCAGGTGGATGCCGGCGGCAACGTCGGCCATAGTGAACTGCTCCCCGGCGACATACGGCGCGAACTTCGCAAGTCGCTTGAACGCGACGATATTGCGGCGGAGCAGCTTCTCGGTGCGTGCACGCGTGCCTTCCGACGCGGTACCGCCGAAGAACGCCTGCCCGTAGACCTCACGCGCCACCAACTCCAGATGCAGCTCAAGCATCGTGATCAGCTCGCGCTCTTTGGCCTGCTGCCAGACGTCTTTGGAAAACAGCGCGGGCGTCGGGTGCGTGACTTCGAGGTAATCGCAGATCACCTGCGACTCGGCGAGATAGCCACGCTCGGTTTGCAGATACGGCACCTTGCCCAGCGGCGAGCATTGCAGCAGCGGCTCGTCCTGACTCGGAATGGATTCTGACTCCTCGAAGGCCACCCCCTTCTCGTACAGCACGACCTTGACCTTGTTGTAGTAATTGCTGATCGGAAATCCGTACAACTTCAACATGATGTCTCCCATGGTGTTTTCTCCGTAGGGCAGTGTAAGGCCTGCCCCGGCGGTTGACGACGAATTCGCGGCCGCGATCACTGGAAGAACGTCTCGAAAATCGCGGCGATAGCGTCAGGGTACCTGTTCCGGGAAGACCCGCTCACGCATAAAGTCGATGAACACGCGCAGCTTTGCGGGCACCTGCCCGCCGGACGGCCACATGATGTGGAACGGGATGCCGGTCTCCGTGCAGTGCGGCAACACCTGCACCAACTGCCCGGTGCGCAGATACCCTCGAATCGAGAAATCCGGCAGGTACGCGATCCCTACTCCCTGCAATGCAAAAGCGATGCGCGCTTCGAGGTTGTTGCACACGACGGCAGTCGACAGCGGGAAGCCCGCTGCCTCGCCACTCTCGCCGTCCGCCCCCGCCTTGCTGCCCTCCCCCAGCGGCCAGACCTGAAGCTTGCCCGTGTTCGGGTAGCGAAACTGAATGCACGCGTGCTGCGCGAGGTCGCCGGCCGTGCGCGGCGTGCCGCGGCGTGCGAGATAGTCTGGCGCCCCCACCAGCAGCATATTCAGGGCACCGAAGCGTCGCGCCGTCAGCCGCGAATCCGGGGCGTCGCCACTGCGAATCACAGCGTCGAAACCTTCTTCGATGATGTCGACGCGGCGATCGGTGAATTCGAGTTCGAGATCGACGTCGGGATACGCCAGCTTGAACTGCCCCATCACGCTCAGAAACGGCTCGCCCACGAGCGGCACGCTGAGCCGGAGCCGGCCGCGCGGACGCAGATTGACCTGCGACAACTCGGCCTGCGCCGCTTCGAGTTCGGCCAGAATGCGCCGCCCCCGCGCGAGAAACATCCCGCCTTCTGCCGTCAGCGTCAGGCTGCGCGTGCTGCGATGAAACAGCCGCACGCCAAGCTGATCTTCCAGCGCACTGACCCGCTTGCCGACCGCCGACGCCGAAATGCCCAGCAGCCGCCCAGCGGCCACGAAGCTGCCCGTCTCGGCCACCTGCACGAACACATTCACCGCAGTGCTTTCCATCCGATCCCCCGCGCTACCGTAATCCGCTTTTTCCTGAATTACGGAGTATTTGCTCCGTATAGACACGAACTCTACCCCACTTACTCTTCAATGCGGGCGTGCCTACGATCGAGGCTCTTCTCTTTCACGAATGCCCGACATTCGCAGGTGCACCATGAATCGTACGTTCCAACGCTGGGAAATCCCGTCACTCGGCCTCGACAAGGTCGCTTTGCAAGACGTTGCGATGCCCTCGCCCCTCCCGGGGGAAGTCGTCATCGAAGTCGAAGCCGTCTCGCTGAACTATCGCGATGCGGAAGTGGCTGAATCGGGCATGGGCAATGCCCTGAGCTTTCCGTTCACGCCCGCGTCCGACATGGCCGGCCGGGTCGTGGCTGTCGGCGACGGCGTGACCCGTTTCGCCGCGGGCGACCGGGTCATCGCGACCTACATGCCCGGCTGGGTCGACGGCGCGCCGCGTTCGTGGACCGACGCGCCTACGCGTGGCGGCCCGTTGCCCGGCATGCTCGCGCAATACGTCGCCACGCCTGCCGACGGCTGCGTGCTAGCGCCGAGTACCCTGAGCGCCGCCGAGGCCAGCACGCTGCCCGTAGCGGCCCTCACCGCGTGGATGGCACTGATCGAGCTGGGCCACTTGCACGCGGGGCAGACCGTCGTGGTGCAAGGCACGGGCGGCGTCTCGTTGTTCGCCGTGCAGTTGGCCGCCGCGCACGGGGCCCGCGTCATCGTGACGAGCGGCAGCGACGACAAGATCGCCGGGGCACTCGCGCTGGGGGCCACCCACGGCATCAATCGCCATACCACGCCCGACTGGCAGAACGCGGTGCTCGATCTGACCGACGGGCGCGGCGCCGATCACATTCTGGAGATGACCGGCGGCGAGAACATCGAGCGCTCGCTTCAGGCGGTCAAGCAAGGCGGACGCATCTCGGTGATCGGTCTGCTGGACGCCGATCACATCAGCTTGCGAATTCTGTCGCTGCTGGCCAGCCGTGCATCGATTGTCGGCATTGCCGTGGGGCCGCGCCGTGCGCTGGAAGACCTCGTGCGCGCCGTCGACCTGCTGGGCATCAAACCGGTGATCGACGCGGTGTATCCGTTCTCGCAGGTGCCGCAGGCGTTCGCGCATCTGCGACGCGGTGCATTCGGCAAGGTCGTTGTGGAGGTGACGCCGTCATGACCACGCGCCCGTGCCTGAGAACCGCCACCGCAACGTCACGCACCGGAGTGAGCGCATGACGACCCTCGTCAGATCGGCCGCCGCCATGCCCGCCATCATGCTCGGCCTGTTCGGGCTCTATACCCTCGAATTCGGCGTGGTCGGCATTCTGCCGATGATTGTCGATCGCTTCGGCATCACGGTCTCGCAAGCGGGCTGGCTGATGGCCGTGTTCGCCCTCGTGGTCGCCACGCTCGGCCCGGCACTCGTGCTGATCTCCTCACGCTACGACCGCAAGAAGGTGTTGGTCGTCTCGCTATTCGGCTTCGCGGTGTGCAGTGCGCTGGCGGCCTATGCGCCGAACTTCCCGAGTCTGATGGCGTTGCGCGTGGTGCCGGCCCTGCTGCATCCTGTCTTTCTGTCGGCCGCTTTCACGGCAGCCGCTTCCCTGTATCCGAAGGAGCAGCGCGCACATGCGCTGGCGCTGGCGTTTGTGGGCACCTCGATGGGGCTCGTCCTCGGCGTACCCGCCACCACTTGGGTGGCCGATCACGTCTCGTACGAAGCGTCGTTCCTGCTCTGCACCGCACTCACGGGGCTGTCCGGCGTAGGGCTATGGATGATGCTGCCGTCGCAGGGTAAGCCAGTGGCGATGAGCTTCGGCCACCAACTCTCGGTGCTGCGCAAACCGGCGCTCTGGCTGACGATGGCAGCGACCGTGACGATCTTCACGGCCATGTTCGCCGTGTACAGCTACGCCGCCGAATACTTGAAACGCGAAACCGGCATGGATGCCACGACGATCAGCCTGATCCTCGTGATCTTCGGCGTCGGCGGCGTGCTCGGCAATCTGTTCGCCGGGCGCTTGCTGGCGAAGCATCTGGTGAAAACGACGTTGCTGCATCCAGTGGCGCTGGGCGCCGCGTATCTGGTGCTTTACTTCGGCGGCAGCGCCAACGTGCTCAGCATGTCGGTCATCGCCGTGCTGTGGGGTGCCGCGCACACGAGCGGGTTACTCGTCTCGCAGATGTGGCTGACGTCGGAAACCGCAGAAGCGCCCGAGTTTGGCACGAGCCTGTTCGTCTCGGCAGCCAATGGCGGTGTGGTGCTGGGCTCGGCGCTTGGCGGCGTGTTCATCGATCATCTCGGCGTCGCGGGCGTCATTGGCTGCGGCCTGATCTTTTGCGCGCTGTCGGTGGCGGTGATCGCGGCAAAGGCATGGCGTTATCGCGAAACGCAGCCCCAGATCGGCCCGGTCGGCGCCATCCATTAAGCCCCACTTGCCATCTCAGGCCATGCCTGAATCGTCGAGATGGGCTCAACTCGGCTCGCAAGCCCATTTGCAAAAGTAACGGGGGCAGGATGGAGCGCGTCACAGCCGCTCTGCCCTGCCCCCGCGCCATGTCCCGGCCGGACCGGGAATGGCGACGAATCTCGCGCGCTAGTGCGATGCCGCCAGCAGTACCGGTACCGATTGCGGATAGGCAGCCAGCGCCGCCGGCTCACCAATGCCAATATCGTTCGCGCGCAGTGCAATGACCGATTGCGCCAGATACGCCAACTTGGCGCCCCCCGTCAGGTGATGCGCTGCCGTGGACGTCACCTGTTCGCTACCTGCCACCCGCGAATCCGCGTCGGCGAGCGACACCATCGGAAAATCGTACGACGTATGGGTCGGCTTCCAACCGGGAATTTTCAGCTTGTCGAAAAGCTCGCGATTAAGTTCTTCTCTCGATTCTCGCATGGCATTCTCGATGCGCACTTCTTTTGCGAATTTCTGACTCAACGTCCCGACAACGTCCACCGTCGGTCCCTTGTCGGTCCACCGGGCTGTGTAGGTCACGCGCACCGCTGTACCGTGATCGTCGCTCATATTGACAATCGCATCGCCCAGCATTTGACCCGGTAAAAAGTGCGTCAGGTCGGCGTTCATCGCGGCGACGAGTTCTTTTTTCTCCGCCGACGGTGCGTCGCCCTTCGCCATTTCGTCGGCATAGGACGCCAAGTGTTTCATCAAATTGGCAACCGCTTTGTATTTTGAAAAATATTGACGAATTTTTGGTCCAGCCTTATCAAGACCATTCAATCCAACGAACGCATCACCCAGCTTGATTTTCGTCCCGTCATCAAGCGAATCAAAGAGACCCGGAACATTGATGTTATTGATAGGCGACTGAGCCGCATCCGCAAATTCCTTAATAATATTGACAAGCTTCTCGGCACTGTATTGATTGGATTTCGACATCACATTTCTCCAAAAATTAGATTGCAAAATTAAAAATTAACAACCCACCCAGCAAGCAATTAGCAAACTCTCACGAAAACGAGATCTTTCCATCGAAACTCACGTCACTCGGTGATTAATCACAACCGCAATAAGCAAATTCACTCGCAATAAAGCAGGTAATTGCCGCGTTGACCAATCCCTGGGCACGACCACACTAATTTGATTGAATTTTGAAAGTCGATTGAAATTCGGCTGTGATCGATGAACCCGTTGCGACGTCACAACTGCACCGGGCCGTTGCCCGCCAGCGGTCGACCGCTGGGCGGAACAAGCGCTGGCAGTCAACGCGAGATAGGCGACAATAGCGGCAACGCGATAAGGGCATCGGTTTGCATCGTCCGGCCACTCGGCAGGAAATTCATTTCCCGACCGACCGGTCGGACGATAGAATGACGAACGATGTCCGCGCGGCGGGTTTCATCCCCCCCGGCACGGGTTAACCCACCGGTCCGCCGCGACCTGACAACAACACCTATCTCGAGACATTCCGAATGACTGCATCCTCCTCCTCGGACACGGTGAACGCGCTCGCCAAGTCCATCGACACGCTGGGTATCGTCGGTGCCGGCGCCATGGGCCGTGGCATCGCCCAGATCGCCGCGCAGGCCGGTTTGCGCGTCAAGCTGTACGACACCAACGCCAAGGCCGTACAGGCCGCGCTGGACACCCTGCGCGAGACGCTCGACAAGCTGGCGTCCAAGGGGAAGATCGACGCAGCCGCCGTCGACGCGACGATGGGCCGCTTGCAGGCCTGCGCCGCGCTGGAGGATCTGGCCGATTGCGACCTCGTCGTCGAAGCCATCATCGAGAAGCTGGAGATCAAGCGCGATCTGTTCCGCGCGCTGGAGGGCATCGTGGCCGCCGACGCGATTCTCGCGTCCAACACGTCGTCGCTGTCGATCACCGCCATTGCTGCCGCATGCGAGCGCCCCGAGCGCGTGGCGGGTTATCACTTCTTCAACCCGGTGCCGCTGATGAAGGTGGTCGAAGTCATCGACGGGCTGCGCACTGCCCCCGAAGTTGGCGACGCCCTGCTCGCGCTGGGCCAGCGCATGGGCCACACGGCCGTGCGTTGCAAGGACATGCCCGGCTTCATCGTCAACCACGCGGGCCGTGGCATGAACACCGAAGGCCTGCGTGTGGCCAGCGAAGGCATCGCGAGCTTTGCCGACATCGACCGCATCCTGCGCGAACAGGCAGGCTTCCGTCTCGGCACGTTCGAATTGCTCGACCTCACCGCGCTCGACGTCTCGCACCCGGTGATGGAGTCGATTTACCACCAGTTTTACGAAGAGGCACGCTTCCGTCCGTCGCCGATCACCGCCGTGCGCTTTGCTGGCGGCCTGCTTGGCCGCAAGGTCGGCGAAGGCTTCTATCGCTACGTCGACGGCAAGCAGCAAGTGCCGGCCGAAGCCCCGGCCCCGACCGCACTGCCGGCCAGCGTGTGGATCAGCCGCGCCGACACGCGCGGTTTCGCCGCTGTCGCAGAGCTGCTGGGTGCCACCGGCGTGAGCATCGAAAGCGACGACAAACCGTCGGATAACGCGCTGATCATCGTCACGCCGCTCGGTCTGGATGCAACGACCTGCGCTGTCGAGCAAGGGCTCGATGCCACGCGCACGGTTGCCGTCGATACGTTGCTGCCGCTGGCCGGTGCCAAGCGTCACACGCTGATGACCACGCCGGTGACCACGCCCGACGCGCGCGACGCCGCCCATGCGTTGTTCGCCCAAGGCGGCACGCCGGTGACCGTAATTCGCGACTCGGCGGGCTTTGTCGCCCAGCGCGTGATCGCAACCATCGTGAACATCGGCGCCGACATCGCCCAGCAACGCATCGCGGCGCCCGGCGACATCGACCGCGCGGTCACGCTCGGCCTCGGCTACGCCAAAGGTCCGCTGGCCCTCGGCGACGCCGTCGGCGCACGTCAGTTGCTCACCGTGTTGCGCAATCTGCAATCGTTCTACGGCGACCCGCGTTATCGCCCGTCGCCGTGGCTCACGCGTCGCGCGCAACTCGGCGTGTCGTTGCTCACCGAAGAACAGTGATCCGGAGGCCCTGCCCATGAGCGCCGAACTGCTTGCCGAACGCGTCGACCAGACGCTGGTTCTTACGTTGTCCAACCCGGGCGCGCGCAATGCGCTGCACCCGGATATGTACGCTGCGGGCGTCGAAGCCCTCACCACCGCCGAGCGCGATCCGTCGATTCGCGCGGTCGTGCTCACCGGGGCCGACAACTTTTTCTGTGCCGGCGGCAATCTGAACCGCCTGCTGGAAAATCGTCAGAAAGACCCCTCGGTGCAAGCCGCGAGCATCGACGCGCTGGCCGAATGGATCGAAGCCCTGCGCTCGTGCCCGAAGCCGATCATTGCGGCCGTCGAAGGTGCGGCCGCCGGTGCCGGTTTCTCGCTGGCGCTGGCCTGCGATTTGCTGGTGGCGGCCGACAATGCCAAGTTCGTGATGGCCTACGTCAAGGTCGGGCTCACGCCGGACGGCGGCGGCTCGTGGTTTCTCTCGCAAGCCCTGCCCCGCCCGCTGGCCACCGAGATTCTGCTCGAAGGCAAGCCCGTCGCCACGTCGCGACTGGCCGCCGCCGGGCTGGTGAATCGCGTGGTGGCGCCGGGTCAGGCGCGCGCCGAAGCGCTCAACTGGGCGACGGATCTGGCCCAGCTTTCGCCCAATGCCGTGGGCCGCATCAAGTCGCTCATCGACAGCGGCGCGAGCGAGACGCTCACCTCGCAACTGGGTGCAGAGCGCGATAACTTCGTCGCGTCGCTGCACCATGCCGACGGGCTGGAAGGCATCACGTCGTTTCTCGAGAAGCGGCCTGCAACTTACCGATAGACTGTCGGTCACTGTCTAGCAGAGCGCTTCGGAGAGATCACGCATGAGCACGATTGGACGTCTTGGGCCCGACACGGGTCCGCTGGAATTCACCCCGCCGCAACGCCGCCGCATCTATCTGATGCGCCATGGCGATGTGACGTATTTCGACGATAGCGGCAAGCCGATTGACGCCGACACCGTCGCACTCAACGAGAACGGCCGCGCACAGGCCAGCGCCGCCGGGCGCGCGTTTGCAGCGGAGAACATCCGCTTCGATCGCGTGATCGTCAGCGGCCTGCCGCGCACCCGCGAGACCGCGCAACGTGTGCTCGCAGAGACGGGCCAACAGGTCGAGATCGAGACATGGACGTGCTGGCAGGAGATTCGCTCGGGCAGCTTGTCCGATCTGCCGCCGAGTGAGATTGCGCAAGCCTTCCTCGGTGCATTCGACGGACTGGTGGCCGAAGACACGCGCTTCATGAATGGCGAATCGGTGCGCGAACTGCTCGACCGCGTGGTGCCGCCGCTGGCCGAGTTGCGTGAAGACAAGTCGTGGGACACCGTGCTGCTCGTGCTGCACGGCGGCGTGAACCGCGCGATTCTCTCGCATGCCATGCACCCGCTGGGGCGCCTGTTCATCGGCCAACTGGCGCAGACACCGGCGTGCATCAACGCGCTCGACGTTGGCGACAAGCCCGAAGACTGGGTCGTGCGGCTGATGAATTTCGCACCGCCGCAGCCGCTGCATCGCGACAACCGGCTAACCGTCATGGAGAAGATTTTCGCGTCGTTCATCCGCTCGCGTCAGCCCAAGTAATCGCCGCAGAAAAAGCGACGCGTGCCGGCACCACGAGGCCCAAGACCTCACGGCACGCTCAGCAGTCCGTCGTCCCAACCGTTGCACCGGAAATGCAGGAGACAGCATGGCCGAGGAGCTTCCGCAGGACTTTTCCGCTTTCGCCGGCGAGCGTTCGCTCGGCGAGCACCCGCCCTTCGATGCCACTGCCCTGTCGCAGTGGCTCGCCACCCACGTCGACGGCTACGCCGGGCCGTTGCGCATCGCGCAGTTCAACGGCGGCCAATCCAACCCCACCTATCGCCTGAGTACGCCCGGCGCCGAGTACGTGCTTCGCACCAAGCCCGCGCCTGCCGAAAAGCTGTTGCCGTCGGCCCACGCCATCGAGCGCGAGTACCGCGTCATGCATGCACTGGCCGACACCGATGTCCCGGTCGCCCGCATGCTCGGTTTGTGCGAGGACGAAACCGTCATCGGTCTAGCGTTCTATGTCATGGCGTACGTGCCCGGGCGCGTGTTGTGGGACCCGTCACTCCCCGGCCTGTCGCCGCCGGAGCGCAGCGCGATCTACGACGAGATGAACCGCGTGATCTCGGCGCTGCATCGCGTCGACTACCGCGCGATCGGTCTGGAAACCTACGGCAAACCGGGCGACTACATCGCGCGCCAGATTGCCCGTTGGAGCAAACAGTACCGGGCGTCAGAGACCGAACCGATCGAAGCGATGGACCGGCTCATCGAATGGCTGCCCGCGCATCTGCCCTCGGGCGAACCGGAGCGCACGACCATCGTGCATGGCGACTTCCGGCTCGACAATCTGATCTTCCATCCGAGCGAGCCGCGTGTGCTCGCCGTGCTCGACTGGGAGCTGTCGACGCTGGGCGATCCGCTCGCCGACTTTAGCTATCACTGCATGGCGTGGCATGTCAGCCCGGGCGTGTTTCGCGGCATCGCCGGGCTCGACTGGGCCGCGTTGGGCATTCCCGATGAACACGATTACGTGGCGCGCTACAGCGAGCGCACGGGCATCGCCCGCCCGCCGCAATGGCACTTCTATCTCGCGTACAACATGTTCCGTATCGCGGCGATCTTGCAAGGGATCATGAAGCGCGTGGCCGATGGTACGGCGGCGAGTCAGCAGGCGCTCGACGCCGGCAAACGCGCGCGCCCCATGGCCGAACTCGCATGGCAATACGCGCAGCATCGCGACTGACAAGACAACTGGAGCACGGCAAACCTCATGGATTTCAGCTATAGCCCGAAAGTCGAAGCGCTGCGTGCGCGCCTGAGCGCCTTTTTCGACGAACACATTTTCCCCAACGAACACCGTTATCTCGAAGAGATCGAGATCGCCCGCCGTCACGGCGATGCGTGGCAGCCGTCGCAGGTCATCGAGCGACTCAAGCCGCTCGCGCAACAGGCCGGATTGTGGAACCTGTTCCTGCCGGATTCCGGGCGGGGCGCGGGTCTCACCAACGTGGAATACGCGCCGCTGTGCGAGATCATGGGACAGGTGCCGTGGGCACCGGAAGTCTTCAACTGCAACGCGCCGGACACCGGCAACATGGAGACGTTGGAGCGCTACGCCACCGACGCGCAAAAGGCGCAGTGGCTCGAACCGCTGCTGCGCGGCGAGATTCGCTCGGCGTTTCTGATGACTGAGCCCGACGTGGCGTCCTCCGATGCCACCAACGTGCAATGCAGCATCCGGCGCGACGGCGACGATTACGTGATCAATGGCCGCAAGTGGTGGTCAACGGGGGCCGGT belongs to Pandoraea norimbergensis and includes:
- a CDS encoding putative toxin-antitoxin system toxin component, PIN family, yielding MLQNAVASPAERAFAEHLDTLATPPRVVFDTNVWIDLLVFDDPVARPVRDALLDHKLTALMAQRCRDELAIVLTYPQFVSRAVDNDAALAWVDSHTQRIVVPEDAPPPAQLPLCRDRDDQKFLEAARDGQAHWLVSKDKAVLKLRSRVARQFGFRIVTASAFVSLLMAGR
- a CDS encoding pyridoxal phosphate-dependent aminotransferase → MNAPHTASTAPAPLAAPALISRLPNVGTTIFTVMSALAAEKQAVNLGQGFPDFECDPKIVDAVSRAMRDGHNQYPPMAGVPALRQAIAAKIGQLYGQHYDWNTEITVTAGATQALLTTILATVHPGDEVIVFEPTYDSYVPSIELAGGKPVFITLEAPEFRIPFDKLAAAITPRTRLILFNTPHNPSGTVWHEQDLVKLAEIVAGTDVLLLSDEVYEHMVYDGKRHESVARHPELARRSFIVSSFGKTYHVTGWKVGFVAAPAPLMAEFRKVHQFNVFTVNTPMQVGLADYMRDPAPYVELAGFYQKKRDLFRDGLANTRFKLLPCEGTYFQCVDYSAISDMSEADFALWLTGEIGVAAIPVSAFYHAPHESGVVRFCFAKRDDTLREALARLAKI
- a CDS encoding glutathione S-transferase family protein, whose protein sequence is MLKLYGFPISNYYNKVKVVLYEKGVAFEESESIPSQDEPLLQCSPLGKVPYLQTERGYLAESQVICDYLEVTHPTPALFSKDVWQQAKERELITMLELHLELVAREVYGQAFFGGTASEGTRARTEKLLRRNIVAFKRLAKFAPYVAGEQFTMADVAAGIHLPIIGMATQAVFGEDFLQAAGVDWKAYGKVLAERESFQRTRAEMKAYQQAQQAKKSEA
- a CDS encoding LysR family transcriptional regulator, with the translated sequence MESTAVNVFVQVAETGSFVAAGRLLGISASAVGKRVSALEDQLGVRLFHRSTRSLTLTAEGGMFLARGRRILAELEAAQAELSQVNLRPRGRLRLSVPLVGEPFLSVMGQFKLAYPDVDLELEFTDRRVDIIEEGFDAVIRSGDAPDSRLTARRFGALNMLLVGAPDYLARRGTPRTAGDLAQHACIQFRYPNTGKLQVWPLGEGSKAGADGESGEAAGFPLSTAVVCNNLEARIAFALQGVGIAYLPDFSIRGYLRTGQLVQVLPHCTETGIPFHIMWPSGGQVPAKLRVFIDFMRERVFPEQVP
- a CDS encoding zinc-dependent alcohol dehydrogenase family protein — translated: MNRTFQRWEIPSLGLDKVALQDVAMPSPLPGEVVIEVEAVSLNYRDAEVAESGMGNALSFPFTPASDMAGRVVAVGDGVTRFAAGDRVIATYMPGWVDGAPRSWTDAPTRGGPLPGMLAQYVATPADGCVLAPSTLSAAEASTLPVAALTAWMALIELGHLHAGQTVVVQGTGGVSLFAVQLAAAHGARVIVTSGSDDKIAGALALGATHGINRHTTPDWQNAVLDLTDGRGADHILEMTGGENIERSLQAVKQGGRISVIGLLDADHISLRILSLLASRASIVGIAVGPRRALEDLVRAVDLLGIKPVIDAVYPFSQVPQAFAHLRRGAFGKVVVEVTPS
- a CDS encoding MFS transporter is translated as MTTLVRSAAAMPAIMLGLFGLYTLEFGVVGILPMIVDRFGITVSQAGWLMAVFALVVATLGPALVLISSRYDRKKVLVVSLFGFAVCSALAAYAPNFPSLMALRVVPALLHPVFLSAAFTAAASLYPKEQRAHALALAFVGTSMGLVLGVPATTWVADHVSYEASFLLCTALTGLSGVGLWMMLPSQGKPVAMSFGHQLSVLRKPALWLTMAATVTIFTAMFAVYSYAAEYLKRETGMDATTISLILVIFGVGGVLGNLFAGRLLAKHLVKTTLLHPVALGAAYLVLYFGGSANVLSMSVIAVLWGAAHTSGLLVSQMWLTSETAEAPEFGTSLFVSAANGGVVLGSALGGVFIDHLGVAGVIGCGLIFCALSVAVIAAKAWRYRETQPQIGPVGAIH
- a CDS encoding 3-hydroxyacyl-CoA dehydrogenase; amino-acid sequence: MTASSSSDTVNALAKSIDTLGIVGAGAMGRGIAQIAAQAGLRVKLYDTNAKAVQAALDTLRETLDKLASKGKIDAAAVDATMGRLQACAALEDLADCDLVVEAIIEKLEIKRDLFRALEGIVAADAILASNTSSLSITAIAAACERPERVAGYHFFNPVPLMKVVEVIDGLRTAPEVGDALLALGQRMGHTAVRCKDMPGFIVNHAGRGMNTEGLRVASEGIASFADIDRILREQAGFRLGTFELLDLTALDVSHPVMESIYHQFYEEARFRPSPITAVRFAGGLLGRKVGEGFYRYVDGKQQVPAEAPAPTALPASVWISRADTRGFAAVAELLGATGVSIESDDKPSDNALIIVTPLGLDATTCAVEQGLDATRTVAVDTLLPLAGAKRHTLMTTPVTTPDARDAAHALFAQGGTPVTVIRDSAGFVAQRVIATIVNIGADIAQQRIAAPGDIDRAVTLGLGYAKGPLALGDAVGARQLLTVLRNLQSFYGDPRYRPSPWLTRRAQLGVSLLTEEQ
- a CDS encoding oxepin-CoA hydrolase, alternative type — its product is MSAELLAERVDQTLVLTLSNPGARNALHPDMYAAGVEALTTAERDPSIRAVVLTGADNFFCAGGNLNRLLENRQKDPSVQAASIDALAEWIEALRSCPKPIIAAVEGAAAGAGFSLALACDLLVAADNAKFVMAYVKVGLTPDGGGSWFLSQALPRPLATEILLEGKPVATSRLAAAGLVNRVVAPGQARAEALNWATDLAQLSPNAVGRIKSLIDSGASETLTSQLGAERDNFVASLHHADGLEGITSFLEKRPATYR
- a CDS encoding histidine phosphatase family protein → MEFTPPQRRRIYLMRHGDVTYFDDSGKPIDADTVALNENGRAQASAAGRAFAAENIRFDRVIVSGLPRTRETAQRVLAETGQQVEIETWTCWQEIRSGSLSDLPPSEIAQAFLGAFDGLVAEDTRFMNGESVRELLDRVVPPLAELREDKSWDTVLLVLHGGVNRAILSHAMHPLGRLFIGQLAQTPACINALDVGDKPEDWVVRLMNFAPPQPLHRDNRLTVMEKIFASFIRSRQPK